A genomic segment from Callithrix jacchus isolate 240 chromosome 8, calJac240_pri, whole genome shotgun sequence encodes:
- the GZMH gene encoding granzyme H — translation MQPFLLLSAFLLPPGTGTEEIIGGHEAKPHSYHYMAFVQFLDKKSKGCGGILVRKDFVMTAAYCWGSSINVTLGAHNIKEQERTQQFIPVRRAFPHPAYNPEIFSSDIMLLQLERKAKQTSAVQTLRQPSSKAQVKPGQVCSVAGWGRVSMGTLATTLQEVLLTVQKDQECEYVFHAYYSRATKICVGDPKKTKTGFKGDSGGPLVCKNVVQGVFSYGKNNGMPPGVYIEVSHFLPWIKRTMKCL, via the exons ATGCAGCCATTCCTGCTCCTGTCGGCCTTTCTTCTGCCCCCTGGGACTGGGACAG AGGAAATCATCGGGGGCCATGAGGCCAAGCCCCACTCCTACCACTATATGGCCTTTGTTCAGTTTCTGGATAAGAAGAGTAAGGGATGTGGTGGCATCCTAGTGAGGAAGGACTTTGTGATGACAGCTGCTTACTGCTGGGGAAG CTCCATAAATGTCACCTTGGGGGCCCATAATATCAAGGAACAGGAGAGGACCCAGCAGTTCATCCCTGTGAGAAGAGCTTTCCCCCACCCAGCCTATAACCCTGAGATCTTCTCCAGTGACATCATGCTACTGCAG CTGGAGAGAAAAGCCAAGCAGACCTCAGCTGTGCAGACCCTCCGGCAACCCAGCAGCAAGGCCCAGGTGAAACCAGGGCAGGTGTGCAGCGTGGCTGGCTGGGGCCGTGTCTCAATGGGCACTTTAGCAACCACACTGCAGGAAGTGTTGCTGACAGTGCAGAAGGACCAGGAATGTGAATATGTCTTCCATGCCTATTACAGCAGAGCCACCAAGATTTGTGTGGGGGATCCGAAGAAGACAAAGACCGGTTTCAAG GGGGACTCCGGGGGGCCCCTCGTGTGTAAGAACGTGGTCCAAGGTGTTTTCTCTTATGGGAAAAACAATGGGATGCCTCCAGGAGTCTACATCGAGGTCTCACACTTCCTGCCCTGGATAAAGAGAACAATGAAGTGCCTGTAA
- the GZMB gene encoding granzyme B precursor: MQPILLLLAFLLLPRADAGEIIGGHEAKPHSHPYMAYLAIWDQESLKRCGGFLVREDFVLTAAHCWGSSINVTLGAHNIKKQERTQQSMPVRRTFCHPDYNPENFSSDIMLLQLERKAKRTTAVQPLRLPSSKAQVKPGQVCSVAGWGRTTPMGTYSHTLQAVNLTVQEDRKCESCLRNYYDSTVELCVGDPEIKKASFKGDSGGPLVCNKVAQGIVSHGPRNGKSPRAFTKVSSFVHWIKKTMRPGTMAYTCNPRTLGGRGRWITRSRV, from the exons ATGCAACCAATCCTGCTCCTGCTGGCCTTCCTCCTGCTGCCCAGGGCAGATGCAG GGGAGATCATCGGGGGACATGAGGCCaagccccactcccacccctacaTGGCCTATCTTGCAATCTGGGATCAGGAGTCTCTGAAGAGGTGTGGTGGCTTCCTGGTACGAGAGGACTTCGTGCTGACAGCTGCTCACTGTTGGGGAAG TTCTATAAATGTCACCCTGGGGGCCCACAATATCAAGAAACAGGAGAGGACCCAGCAGAGCATGCCTGTGAGAAGAACCTTCTGCCACCCAGATTATAATCCTGAGAACTTCTCCAGTGACATTATGCTACTGCAG CTGGAGAGAAAGGCCAAGAGGACCACAGCTGTACAGCCCCTCAGGCTACCCAGCAGCAAAGCCCAGGTGAAGCCAGGGCAGGTGTGCAGTGTGGCCGGCTGGGGACGGACAACCCCCATGGGAACATATTCACACACACTACAGGCGGTAAACCTGACGGTGCAGGAAGATCGAAAGTGTGAATCCTGCTTACGCAATTATTACGACAGTACAGTTGAGTTGTGTGTGGGGGACCCAGAGATTAAAAAGGCTTCCTTTAAG GGGGACTCCGGAGGCCCCCTTGTGTGTAACAAGGTGGCCCAGGGCATTGTCTCTCATGGACCACGCAATGGCAAGTCTCCACGGGCCTTCACCAAAGTCTCAAGCTTtgtacactggataaagaaaaccatGAGGCCGGGgacgatggcttacacctgtaatcccaggactttgggaggccgaggcaggtggatcacgaggtcaagagtttga
- the GZMB gene encoding granzyme B isoform X1, whose translation MEERFQTKACYSSLFQSRKLKPLPPGPSQLQAIPGSQLPRSSGTIKQELTQQTAWVHTSRQTFPSGEIIGGHEAKPHSHPYMAYLAIWDQESLKRCGGFLVREDFVLTAAHCWGSSINVTLGAHNIKKQERTQQSMPVRRTFCHPDYNPENFSSDIMLLQLERKAKRTTAVQPLRLPSSKAQVKPGQVCSVAGWGRTTPMGTYSHTLQAVNLTVQEDRKCESCLRNYYDSTVELCVGDPEIKKASFKGDSGGPLVCNKVAQGIVSHGPRNGKSPRAFTKVSSFVHWIKKTMRPGTMAYTCNPRTLGGRGRWITRSRV comes from the exons ATGGAAGAAAGATTTCAGACCAAAGCCTGCTATTCTTCCCTTTTTCAGAGCAGGAAATTGAAGCCCCTTCCTCCAGGCCCCTCCCAACTCCAGGCTATCCCAGGCTCCCAACTGCCCAGGAGTTCTGGAACCATCAAGCAGGAACTCACCCAGCAGACTGCATGGGTGCACACAAGCAGACAGACTTTTCCTTCAGGGGAGATCATCGGGGGACATGAGGCCaagccccactcccacccctacaTGGCCTATCTTGCAATCTGGGATCAGGAGTCTCTGAAGAGGTGTGGTGGCTTCCTGGTACGAGAGGACTTCGTGCTGACAGCTGCTCACTGTTGGGGAAG TTCTATAAATGTCACCCTGGGGGCCCACAATATCAAGAAACAGGAGAGGACCCAGCAGAGCATGCCTGTGAGAAGAACCTTCTGCCACCCAGATTATAATCCTGAGAACTTCTCCAGTGACATTATGCTACTGCAG CTGGAGAGAAAGGCCAAGAGGACCACAGCTGTACAGCCCCTCAGGCTACCCAGCAGCAAAGCCCAGGTGAAGCCAGGGCAGGTGTGCAGTGTGGCCGGCTGGGGACGGACAACCCCCATGGGAACATATTCACACACACTACAGGCGGTAAACCTGACGGTGCAGGAAGATCGAAAGTGTGAATCCTGCTTACGCAATTATTACGACAGTACAGTTGAGTTGTGTGTGGGGGACCCAGAGATTAAAAAGGCTTCCTTTAAG GGGGACTCCGGAGGCCCCCTTGTGTGTAACAAGGTGGCCCAGGGCATTGTCTCTCATGGACCACGCAATGGCAAGTCTCCACGGGCCTTCACCAAAGTCTCAAGCTTtgtacactggataaagaaaaccatGAGGCCGGGgacgatggcttacacctgtaatcccaggactttgggaggccgaggcaggtggatcacgaggtcaagagtttga